One Spirosoma agri DNA window includes the following coding sequences:
- a CDS encoding aminotransferase class IV: protein MYYGYFNGTIAPTDQLAVGITDLSLLRGYGLFDYFLTYNGRPFQWDWYWERFQNSATRMHLPLPIGKQETYAVLMDLMERSVEAGSPADMAFRFVMTGGYAPDSISIVRPNLLILAEEIHPTPQIQYEQGIAVILDEYVREMAEVKSTDYKRVILMAQAIRSAGASDLLYQKGGEISELSRSNFFIVKGNQLITPNRNILHGITRRTILQLAQGDFDVQERPVLLSELYDAEEAFTTSSTKRVLPITQIGELTIGNGHAGPKAKFLLERFDELVKNW from the coding sequence ATGTATTACGGCTATTTCAACGGCACAATTGCCCCCACCGACCAGCTCGCTGTTGGTATCACCGATCTTAGCCTGCTTCGCGGTTATGGGCTGTTCGATTATTTCCTGACATACAACGGTCGCCCCTTTCAGTGGGATTGGTACTGGGAGCGTTTCCAGAATTCGGCGACGCGTATGCATCTGCCGTTGCCGATCGGCAAGCAAGAAACGTATGCTGTGCTCATGGATCTTATGGAACGCAGCGTTGAAGCGGGCTCGCCTGCCGACATGGCGTTTCGGTTTGTGATGACTGGTGGTTACGCGCCCGATAGCATCAGCATTGTCCGGCCAAATCTGCTCATTCTGGCTGAAGAAATTCATCCAACTCCACAAATCCAATACGAACAGGGAATCGCCGTAATACTGGATGAGTATGTGCGGGAGATGGCTGAAGTGAAAAGCACGGATTATAAGCGGGTCATTTTGATGGCGCAGGCCATTCGATCGGCGGGGGCGTCTGACTTGCTTTACCAGAAAGGGGGAGAAATCAGCGAGTTGAGCCGGAGTAATTTCTTTATTGTCAAAGGAAATCAGCTCATTACACCCAACCGGAACATTCTTCACGGAATCACCCGCCGAACCATTCTGCAATTGGCACAAGGCGATTTCGACGTGCAGGAGCGACCCGTATTGCTTTCCGAACTGTACGATGCCGAGGAAGCCTTCACCACCAGCTCGACTAAAAGGGTGCTGCCGATTACCCAGATCGGCGAATTAACGATCGGTAATGGGCACGCTGGCCCCAAAGCGAAGTTTCTGTTGGAACGATTCGATGAACTGGTGAAGAACTGGTAA